Proteins encoded by one window of Pseudonocardia alni:
- a CDS encoding NAD(P)H-quinone oxidoreductase, protein MWAITLTEYGGPEQMTWAEVPDPEPGPGEVVLDIVSSAVNRADLLQVQGNYPVPPGASEILGLECAGRIAALGAGVTGWSVGDEVCALLAGGGYATKVAVPAPQLLPVPAGVSLEEAGGLPEVACTVWSNVFLEGRLAEGETFLVQGGSSGIGTHAIQVAKALGARVAATAGHADRLQFCRDLGADIVIDYHDDIAEELKKATDGHGADVILDNMGAKGLANNLSALARDGRLMIIGMQGGVKAELNIGALLAKRGHVSAMGLRGRPVDGPHSKAEIVDGVRENVWPLFADGRVKPVVFERFAMSDAADAHRRLDAGGVTGKLLLVNS, encoded by the coding sequence ATGTGGGCGATCACCCTGACCGAGTACGGCGGACCTGAGCAGATGACGTGGGCGGAGGTGCCCGATCCCGAGCCCGGCCCGGGCGAGGTCGTGCTCGACATCGTCTCCTCGGCCGTCAACCGGGCCGACCTCCTGCAGGTCCAGGGGAACTACCCGGTCCCGCCCGGCGCGTCGGAGATCCTGGGTCTGGAGTGCGCGGGCCGGATCGCCGCGCTCGGTGCGGGCGTGACCGGCTGGTCGGTCGGCGACGAGGTGTGCGCCCTGCTCGCCGGCGGCGGCTACGCGACGAAGGTGGCCGTCCCGGCCCCGCAGCTGCTGCCCGTCCCCGCGGGCGTCTCTCTGGAGGAGGCGGGCGGCCTCCCCGAGGTCGCCTGCACCGTCTGGTCGAACGTGTTCCTGGAAGGCCGGCTCGCCGAGGGCGAGACGTTCCTGGTCCAGGGCGGCTCGTCGGGCATCGGAACGCACGCGATCCAGGTCGCGAAGGCGCTCGGCGCGCGCGTCGCCGCCACCGCGGGCCACGCCGACCGGCTGCAGTTCTGCCGCGATCTGGGCGCCGACATCGTCATCGACTACCACGACGACATCGCCGAGGAGCTGAAGAAGGCCACCGACGGCCACGGCGCCGACGTCATCCTCGACAACATGGGCGCCAAGGGCCTGGCGAACAACCTGTCCGCGCTCGCCCGCGACGGACGACTGATGATCATCGGGATGCAGGGCGGGGTGAAGGCCGAGCTGAACATCGGCGCACTGCTCGCCAAGCGCGGCCACGTCTCGGCGATGGGCCTGCGCGGCCGCCCGGTCGACGGCCCGCACTCGAAGGCCGAGATCGTCGACGGGGTCCGGGAGAACGTCTGGCCGCTGTTCGCCGACGGCCGGGTGAAGCCGGTGGTCTTCGAGCGGTTCGCGATGTCCGACGCCGCCGACGCGCACCGCAGGCTGGACGCCGGTGGGGTGACCGGCAAGCTCCTCCTCGTGAACTCCTGA